In one window of Cydia fagiglandana chromosome 1, ilCydFagi1.1, whole genome shotgun sequence DNA:
- the LOC134665375 gene encoding uncharacterized protein LOC134665375 isoform X1, translating to MCRILLAVSLLVGLSYVEASGNGTKCNGFNANFDLQKIIGKWYVVAIVPEAMFPDKQKVPCYEVEFSEIEESGLRWLMNATHITPHPKDLFDKKGIYIRQRYHSEHSFDVWSKSLEGANGCFQQVMSLNTDLSDIIAFVASADRPSEFAIPPRHRPGDWPPKRLNAPVSVSVKHALSHEASMQLHMIETGKETGPFLLQILWGNHITGVIYQKSPIITQDKLKPVSEVMVKLRGPQRTPKLCDKRLKD from the exons ATGTGCCGTATTTTGTTAGCAGTTTCCCTCCTAGTTGGCTTAAGTTACGTGGAAGCTTCGGGAAACGGTACAAAATGTAACGGTTTTAACGCGAACTTCGATCTTCAGAAAATAATAGGAAAGTGGTATGTGGTAGCAATCGTGCCTGAAGCCATGTTCCCTGACAAGCAGAAGGTGCCGTGCTATGAAGTGGAGTTCAGTGAGATTGAGGAG TCCGGTCTCCGATGGCTCATGAACGCAACGCACATAACACCACACCCAAAAGATCTATTCGACAAGAAAGGAATCTACATAAGACAACGGTATCACTCGGAGCACTCATTCGACGTCTGGTCTAAATCCCTGGAGGGAGCTAATGGATGCTTCCAGCAAGTTATGTCTTTAAACACCGACCTGAGCGATATAA TTGCTTTTGTTGCTTCAGCCGACCGACCATCCGAATTTGCGATCCCGCCTCGCCATCGTCCCGGCGATTGGCCACCGAAACGCTTGAACGCTCCCGTTTCAGTGAGCGtca AGCACGCCCTCTCCCATGAAGCGAGTATGCAGCTCCACATGATCGAGACCGGTAAAGAGACCGGCCCCTTCCTGCTCCAGATCCTGTGGGGAAACCACATCACGGGGGTCATATATCAAAAGAGCCCA aTTATTACACAAGATAAGCTGAAACCTGTATCTGAAGTGATGGTGAAGCTTCGTGGTCCTCAAAGGACTCCGAAACTTTGCGACAAGAGATTGAAAGACTAA
- the LOC134665375 gene encoding uncharacterized protein LOC134665375 isoform X2, translating into MCRILLAVSLLVGLSYVEASGNGTKCNGFNANFDLQKIIGKWYVVAIVPEAMFPDKQKVPCYEVEFSEIEESGLRWLMNATHITPHPKDLFDKKGIYIRQRYHSEHSFDVWSKSLEGANGCFQQVMSLNTDLSDITDRPSEFAIPPRHRPGDWPPKRLNAPVSVSVKHALSHEASMQLHMIETGKETGPFLLQILWGNHITGVIYQKSPIITQDKLKPVSEVMVKLRGPQRTPKLCDKRLKD; encoded by the exons ATGTGCCGTATTTTGTTAGCAGTTTCCCTCCTAGTTGGCTTAAGTTACGTGGAAGCTTCGGGAAACGGTACAAAATGTAACGGTTTTAACGCGAACTTCGATCTTCAGAAAATAATAGGAAAGTGGTATGTGGTAGCAATCGTGCCTGAAGCCATGTTCCCTGACAAGCAGAAGGTGCCGTGCTATGAAGTGGAGTTCAGTGAGATTGAGGAG TCCGGTCTCCGATGGCTCATGAACGCAACGCACATAACACCACACCCAAAAGATCTATTCGACAAGAAAGGAATCTACATAAGACAACGGTATCACTCGGAGCACTCATTCGACGTCTGGTCTAAATCCCTGGAGGGAGCTAATGGATGCTTCCAGCAAGTTATGTCTTTAAACACCGACCTGAGCGATATAA CCGACCGACCATCCGAATTTGCGATCCCGCCTCGCCATCGTCCCGGCGATTGGCCACCGAAACGCTTGAACGCTCCCGTTTCAGTGAGCGtca AGCACGCCCTCTCCCATGAAGCGAGTATGCAGCTCCACATGATCGAGACCGGTAAAGAGACCGGCCCCTTCCTGCTCCAGATCCTGTGGGGAAACCACATCACGGGGGTCATATATCAAAAGAGCCCA aTTATTACACAAGATAAGCTGAAACCTGTATCTGAAGTGATGGTGAAGCTTCGTGGTCCTCAAAGGACTCCGAAACTTTGCGACAAGAGATTGAAAGACTAA